The following proteins are encoded in a genomic region of Numenius arquata chromosome 28, bNumArq3.hap1.1, whole genome shotgun sequence:
- the LOC141476107 gene encoding zinc finger protein RFP-like yields MATRTPVEILLDEACCSICLEIFQDPVFIHCGHSLCITRTWEGLTTNFSCPQCRQTVSQKSLRPNRELANISEAAKSLNLQVVREVEGGKNMCKEHQEPLKLFCEDDKKLICVVCDRSKVHRNHFVVPMDEAAQEYKKQIETQLYLLKSEQEALQSSVKDRQDRIEDHTKRTEAAKQKVMRTYRKLHEFLEKEESSFLAQLEQLDTEIMNAHEEILHRLLEETTSLGMGQRETLSHSLDISPELEKKFCDFTEKTTAIKEALEKVPDFLEFELPLTTQMTLDPETANTRLYLSEDCKLVWWEGCEQDLPSNPGRFKVSPCMLGSRGFTSGWHRWDVEVHREGFWAIGVVKESVPRDGLLHLKPEAGWVRICLDCEEGRVVFFDALSKERIFAFLPASFQGERVFPWFMVIGDAQLKLLP; encoded by the exons ATGGCAACCAGAACGCCTGTAGAAATCCTCCTggatgaagcctgctgctccatctgcctggaaatattccaggacccTGTGTTCATCCACTGCGGGCACAGCTTGTGTATCACTCGGACCTGGGAAGGACTGACCAccaacttctcctgcccccagtgcaggCAGACGGTGTCCCAGAAGAGCCTCCGCCCCAACAGGGAGTTGGCCAACATCAGTGAAGCAGCCAAGAGCTTGAACCTGCAAGTGGTCAGAGAggtggaaggggggaaaaacatGTGCAAGGAGcaccaggaacccctgaagctcttTTGTGAAGATGACAAAAAGCTTATCTGTGTGGTGTGCGACAGGTCCAAGGTGCACCGTAACCATTTTGTTGTTCCCATGgacgaggctgcccaggagtacaag aaacaaATTGAGACCCAGCTGTACCTTCTGAAATCAGAGCAAGAGGCGCTTCAATCTTCCGTGAAGGACAGACAAGACAGAATCGAGgaccacact aagaggacagaagctgcaaagcagaaggttATGAGGACATATAGGAAGTTGCATGAGTTCCTGGAGAAAGAGGAGTCCTCTTttctggcccagctggagcagctggacacagagatAATGAACGCGCATGAAGAAATCCTCCACAGGCTTTTGGAGGAGACAACGAGCCTGGGCAT gggccagagggaaacCCTCTCCCACTCACTCGATATTTCcccggagctggaaaagaaattctgtgatttcacagagaAAACCACAGCCATCAAGGAGGCTCTGGAGAAAGTTCCAG ATTTCCTGGAGTTTGAACTTCCATTGACAA cacagatgacGCTGGACCCAGAGACGGCCAACACTAGGCTTTATCTCTCGGAAGACTGCAAGCTCGTGTGGTGGGAAGGCTGTGAGCAGGACCTGCCCTCCAACCCCGGGAGGTTCAAAGTCAGCCCATGCATGCTGGGCTCGAGGGGCTTCACATCGGGGTGGCACCGCTGGGACGTGGAGGTCCACAGAGAAGGCTTTTGGGCCATTGGGGTGGTCAAGGAGTCAGTTCCAAGGGACGGTTTGTTGCACCTGAAGCCCGAAGCAGGG TGGGTACGAATCTGCTTGGACTGTGAGgaagggagggtggtgttttttgaTGCCCTGAGCAAAGAACggatctttgcttttctgccagcatctttccaaggggagagagtcttcccgTGGTTCATGGTGATTGGGGATGCTCAACTCAAACTTCTTCCCTAA